A genomic stretch from Budorcas taxicolor isolate Tak-1 chromosome 15, Takin1.1, whole genome shotgun sequence includes:
- the LOC128060993 gene encoding LOW QUALITY PROTEIN: olfactory receptor 5AS1-like (The sequence of the model RefSeq protein was modified relative to this genomic sequence to represent the inferred CDS: deleted 1 base in 1 codon) yields MLENNYTMPTEFLLVGFTDYLPLRVTLFLIFLIVYTLTVVGNVGLIILVNINSILQTPMYYFLSNLSFLDISCSTAILPKMLANFLASKKSISPSGLALQMFFLGCFADAECLILAAMAYDCYAAICSPLLYSALVSGRVCVCCIVLVYFSGGVTSMVHLSLTFRLPFCGSNIINHFFCDISPLLALCYTDTYINELLLFALCGFIQTSAFVVIFILYFCVLLTVLSIKSSGGRSKTFSTCASHLLAISLFYGTLLFMYLRPTISYSLDTDKVIAVFYTVVFPTFDPIIYSFRDNDVKIALRKLLDRNWTFK; encoded by the exons ATGTTGGAGAATAATTATACCATGCCGACCGAGTTCCTACTTGTTGGATTCACAGATTATCTACCTCTCAGAGTCACACTATTCTTGATATTTCTCATAGTCTATACACTAACTGTGGTGGGAAATGTAGGTTTAATAATTCTAGTTAATATCAATTCAATCCTTCAAACCCCCATGTATTATTTTCTCAGCAACTTGTCTTTCTTAGACATTAGCTGCTCAACAGCAATCCTTCCTAAAATGTTGGCAAATTTCTTAGCATCCAAGAAAAGCATTTCCCCCTCTGGTCTTGCACTACAGATGTTTTTCTTGGGTTGTTTTGCTGATGCTGAGTGCCTTATCCTGGCAGCAATGGCCTATGACTGCTATGCAGCCATCTGCAGTCCACTGCTCTATTCTGCTCTTGTGTCTGGGAGggtctgtgtctgctgcattgtgTTGGTGTACTTCAGTGGGGGTGTGACTTCAATGGTCCATCTCAGCCTCACATTCAGGCTGCCATTTTGTGGCTCCAATATCATCAACCAT TTTTTCTGTGATATCTCGCCTCTCCTGGCTTTATGCTACACAGACACCTACATCAACGAGCTTCTGCTCTTTGCCTTGTGtggcttcatccagaccagcgcTTTTGTGGTCATCTTTATCTTGTACTTCTGTGTTCTCCTCACTGTTTTGAGCATCAAGTCCTCAGGTGGAAGAAGCAAAACATTCTCTACCTGTGCCTCCCATCTCTTGGCAATCAGCTTATTCTACGGAACACTCCTGTTTATGTACTTGCGTCCCACTATCAGCTACTCCCTAGATACTGACAAAGTCATTGCAGTGTTTTATACTGTTGTCTTTCCCACGTTTGATCCAATAATCTACAGCTTCAGAGACAACGATGT aaaaattgCCCTCAGAAAGCTATTGGACAGAAACTGGACTTTCAAATGA
- the LOC128060763 gene encoding olfactory receptor 8H1-like, protein MGRRNITQVSDFILMGLTDSEEIRLVLFTLFLLIYLITVLGNVGMILIIHLDPQLHSPMYFFLSHLSFLDLSYSSVITPKTLDNLLTSSKYVSYLNCFTQLYFFVFLGATECVLSSMAYDRYAAICSPLRYPVVMSTRRCCSLIFGSYLIGFIDTSVSVLCMSRLHFCHSNEIYHFYCDGRAILPLSCTDTRGIEIIIFISAGSTLLVSLITISVSYVSILSTILKITSTSGKQKAFSTCASHLLAVTIFYGTMIFTYLKPSKSYSLGKDQVASVFYTIVIPMLNPLIYSLRNKEVKSALSRVMQKRKDSKQLK, encoded by the coding sequence ATGGGCAGAAGGAATATCACACAGGTGTCTGACTTCATCCTCATGGGACTGACAGACTCTGAAGAGATCCGGCTGGTCCTCTTCACCCTCTTCCTCCTGATATACCTGATCACTGTGCTGGGGAATGTGGGGATGATCCTGATAATCCACCTGGACCCCCAGCTTCACAGCCCCATgtattttttcctcagtcacttgTCATTTCTTGACCTCAGTTACTCAAGCGTCATCACCCCTAAAACCTTAGACAACTTACTGACTTCCAGCAAGTATGTTTCTTACCTGAACTGCTTCACGCAGCtgtatttctttgtcttcttgGGCGCCACTGAGTGTGTTCTCTCCTCCATGGCCTACGATCGCTATGCAGCCATCTGCAGCCCTCTGCGTTACCCCGTTGTTATGTCCACCAGGCGATGCTGCTCTCTCATCTTTGGATCCTATTTGATTGGCTTTATTGATACCTCTGTCAGTGTTCTGTGCATGAGTAGATTGCATTTCTGCCATTCAAATGAAATTTATCACTTTTACTGTGATGGAAGGGCAATTTTACCCCTGTCCTGCACTGACACACGTGGCATTGAAATCATCATATTCATTTCTGCCGGTTCCACCCTACTGGTGTCTCTTATCACAATATCCGTGTCCTATGTGTCCATCCTGTCCACTATCCTGAAAATCACTTCCACTTCAGGGAAGCAGAAAGCCTTCTCTACTTGTGCCTCCCATCTCCTGGCAGTCACCATCTTCTATGGCACTATGATTTTCACTTACTTAAAACCAAGtaagtcctactctttgggaaAGGATCAAGTGGCTTCTGTTTTTTATACTATTGTCATCCCCATGCTGAATCCACTCATATACAGTCTTAGAAACAAGGAAGTGAAAAGTGCTCTCAGTAGAGTCATGCAGAAAAGAAAGGACTCCAAACAACTAAAATAA